In Halogranum gelatinilyticum, the DNA window TTGAACGTCTGGGCGGCGACGACGACGGGCGTTCCTCTATCTCTCGCGTTGACGGCCAGCCCGCTCGTCCCGATCTTGTTGATGACGCTGCCGTCGGCGGCGATGGAGTCGGCTCCAACCATCACGTGGTCGACGTCGTTAAGATACCGCCGGGCCGCGCTGTCGACGATGAGCGTCACGGGGACGCCGAGTTCGTGCAGCCGTTCGGCGGTGATGTGGCCCTGGTTCCGCGGGCGGGTCTCCTTGACGATGGCCGTCAGCTCCTTGCCCTGCTCGACGGCTGCTTCGACGCACGCGAGCACGGCCGTCGAGTGGCAGTGGGTCATGATGCGGTCGCCGTCCTTCAGGCGGTTGGCACCGACCGCGCCGAGGTCCGTCTGCGACCGTTCGAGCCGGTCACAGAACCGGTCGGCGGCAGCGACAGTGTTCGAACGAAGGTCCTCGACCGTCGCGCCCTCCATCCCGTGGAGGACGTATCGGAGGGCGTTCGGGAGGCTGACCGCCGTCGGCCGGGTGTCGTGGAGGGCGCGTGCGGCAGCGCGGAGTTCGGCGCGGAACGTCTCGGGCGTCTCGGCCTCGCTCTCGACCGCCTGCGTTCGGAGGGCTGAGGCCGCGGCGTCGGCGATCTTCGCCGCGCCCCGAATCTCCATCGTCCCGATGTCGTCGGCGACGCGCCGGACCTCGGGACGAACCCGAATGTGCGGGTCCATGACACATTCTACGACGCCGAGGCATAAAAACCGGAGCCCGATGTTCACACCCGCTCGACCAGTGCCTCGTCCCGGCTCCGCACCCGGACCGCCTCGCTCTTGTCGACCAACCGCTCGGCATCCGTCAGCTTCTCCGCGCTCTCGGCGTGGACGGTGAAGAGGGGGTCGCCGGGGACGATCTCGTCGCCGACGCGACAGTGGAGGACCATCCCGGCCGCCTTGTCTCGCGGCGCGCCCGCCCGCCGGGCAATGTCGCTCACGAGGCGGTTGTCGACGTGGGTGACGACGCCCGCGCGGTCGGCGGCGACGGGGAGTTCGTGACGGCCGGGGACGAGGTCGTCGACGGTCACGTCGGGGTCGCCGCCCTGCGCAGCTAGGATGTCACGGAACGTCGCGAGTGCCCGTCCCGAGTCGAGAATCTCGGCCGCCTCGCCGCCACAGCCACAGCTCTCGAGGAGGATGTCGGCCAGCCGGAGGCTCTTCAGTCGCAGTTCCTCGGGACCGTTTCCGGCGAGCGTGTCCAGCACGTCCCGCGCTTCGAGAACCGGACCGATACCGCGGCCGATGGGCTGGGAGCCGCGCGTGATGGTACACTCGATGTGCATCCCGAGATGGTCGCCGACGCGTTTGAAGTCCTCCGCGAGTTCGCGGGCCGCCGCGAGGCTCTCGACTTTCGCCCCCTCGCCGTAGGGGACGTCGATGACGATGTGCGTCGACCCCGCGCTCTTCTTCTTCGAGAGGACCGAGGCGATGATCTGTCCCGGGGGGTCGATAGAGAGCGGCGTCTCCGCGCGGATGATCTTGTCGTCGACGGGCGAGAGGTTGACCGAGCCGCCCCA includes these proteins:
- a CDS encoding ribose 1,5-bisphosphate isomerase, encoding MDPHIRVRPEVRRVADDIGTMEIRGAAKIADAAASALRTQAVESEAETPETFRAELRAAARALHDTRPTAVSLPNALRYVLHGMEGATVEDLRSNTVAAADRFCDRLERSQTDLGAVGANRLKDGDRIMTHCHSTAVLACVEAAVEQGKELTAIVKETRPRNQGHITAERLHELGVPVTLIVDSAARRYLNDVDHVMVGADSIAADGSVINKIGTSGLAVNARDRGTPVVVAAQTFKLHPGTLTGQSVDIEMRDESEIISPEEKAAIGDPTVVNPAFDVTPPRYIDAIVTERGQFPPESIVMLMRELFGEQTTEPWLESGQ
- a CDS encoding AMP phosphorylase, translated to MKLAAQYIDIGSRAPTVLLNTVDAAELGVHPLDRIQIEYDSRTAIGIVEFTDELVEPGTLGVTRRLGYVTGDVDVIPAPQPNAVHYIKKKLDDIELDKHELHRIVLDIKQDRLSDVELGAYVTGTYTNGLSLEETMYLAECMAEVGDAIQWDDAVVADKHSIGGVAGNRVTPIIVPIVAAAGIKIPKTSSRAVTSPAGTADTMEVLCDVEFSLDEIKEIVTETNGCLVWGGSVNLSPVDDKIIRAETPLSIDPPGQIIASVLSKKKSAGSTHIVIDVPYGEGAKVESLAAARELAEDFKRVGDHLGMHIECTITRGSQPIGRGIGPVLEARDVLDTLAGNGPEELRLKSLRLADILLESCGCGGEAAEILDSGRALATFRDILAAQGGDPDVTVDDLVPGRHELPVAADRAGVVTHVDNRLVSDIARRAGAPRDKAAGMVLHCRVGDEIVPGDPLFTVHAESAEKLTDAERLVDKSEAVRVRSRDEALVERV